One part of the Magallana gigas chromosome 5, xbMagGiga1.1, whole genome shotgun sequence genome encodes these proteins:
- the LOC105342681 gene encoding 1-phosphatidylinositol 4,5-bisphosphate phosphodiesterase delta-1 isoform X6, whose protein sequence is MEARRANGNAGKVSIDKLLYLLSQGCMLHKVKGGGLLYPRTFYLDTENMVLKYSGSEKRLRKKRISWPISKIREVREGEKDYSKRLDPYDRGRCLAVVFGTNHEVLYLMSETPQMRDDWIKGLRFALHMDQYMDQKQQTDRWIREAFQMADKNNDRSLDFEEILKLLKQLNADMDKKYVLELFNKADTTKTHGKPVLDAEEFVRFYHMLTERPEIDEIFMKYDDGKGYWTFSDLCKFFYHEQKLDLTEDQSKELIAAFEPQKQLQLEEHLSPIGFRTLLASNDQQLFNPIHKRVYQDMTQPIINYYISSSHNTYLTDDQLRGPSRVEAYITALSRGCRCVELDCWDGPDEEPVIYHGYTLTSKIFFRDVLSAIKDYAFQSSPQNPNSRYPVILSIENHCSVKQQTVMATYIRSIFGDLLYAPEETPNRIPSPHDLMGKIVIKAKKMDYPKMGKKLPNNLSNTDEGEVSDEDEAADVSNESVKPPKKDSGHKIKLSQEFSACVGFKAVGFKGVEESINSKGIFVSLGENKALKLIDNDRDGVIKLNQHMLVRTYPAGSRTDSSNYNPVPMWNAGCQVVALNFQTNSEPMQLLQGKFMDNGGCGYLLKPGFLLSDDRSASPRTSRKRLSITIVSGYQLPKPNDSKKGEIIDPFIKIEVHGVKEDTQQCKTSVKENNGFNPRWDEHVSFVIGQPDHAIIRFVVYDHDRCVDDFIGYFALPFHSIQEGYRHFSLLNKHGDKIPMALILLKVEIKEA, encoded by the exons ATGGAGGCGCGCAGAGCGAACGGAAACGCAGGAAAAGTTAGCA ttGATAAGTTGCTGTACTTGTTGAGTCAAGGATGTATGCTACACAAGGTAAAAGGTGGGGGCTTGCTGTACCCGCGGACATTCTATCTCGACACAGAGAATATGGTGCTGAAATATTCGGGGTCTGAAAAACGTTtgaggaaaaaaagaatatcat GGCCTATATCAAAGATCCGAGAAGTGAGAGAGGGAGAAAAAGACTATTCCAAACGCCTGGACCCATACGAT aGGGGGCGTTGCCTTGCTGTTGTGTTTGGGACAAACCACGAGGTCCTGTATTTGATGAGTGAAACCCCTCAGATGAGGGATGACTGGATTAAGGGACTCCGATTCGCTCTCCACATGGATCAGTACATGGATCAGAAACAGCAGACCGATAG ATGGATCAGAGAAGCTTTTCAAATGGCTGACAAAAACAATGACAGGAGTCTGGACTTTGAAGAAATTCTCAAATTATTGAAACAGCTAAACGCAGATATggacaaaaaatatgttttggaaCTCTTCAAT AAAGCAGACACAACTAAAACTCACGGTAAGCCAGTATTAGATGCTGAGGAGTTTGTCCGATTCTATCACATGTTGACAGAGAGACCGGAAATAGAtgaaatattcatgaaatacgATGATGGCAAGGGATATTGGACGTTTTCTGATCTGTGTAAATTCTTCTATCATGAACAAAAG CTTGATTtgacagaggaccagtctaaAGAACTAATAGCAGCCTTTGAACCCCAGAAACAGCTGCAGTTAGAGGAGCACCTCAGCCCCATAG ggTTCAGAACACTTCTTGCCAGCAATGACCAACAACTTTTTAACCCCATTCACAAACGAGTGTATCAAGACATGACTCAACCTATCATCAACTACTACATCAGCTCATCTCATAACAC ATACTTAACAGACGACCAGTTACGAGGACCAAGTCGAGTGGAGGCATACATCACAGCTCTGTCCCGAGGCTGCCGATGTGTTGAAT TGGATTGTTGGGATGGACCCGACGAAGAGCCAGTTATTTACCACGGTTACACCCTCACCTCAAAGATCTTCTTCCGCGACGTTCTATCCGCCATCAAGGATTATGCCTTCCAGTCTTCACC ACAAAATCCAAACAGCAG GTATCCTGTGATATTGTCCATAGAAAATCACTGCTCAGTCAAACAACAGACTGTCATGGCAACATACATCAGGTCTATTTTTGGAG ACTTGTTATATGCCCCAGAAGAAACTCCAAATAGAATTCCCTCCCCTCATGACCTCATGGGAAAAATTGTTATCAAA GCGAAAAAAATGGATTACccaaaaatg ggaAAAAAACTTCCTAACAATCTCAGCAATACAGATGAAGGTGAAGTCAGTGATGAGGATGAGGCAGCAGACGTTAGCAACGAGTCTGTCAAACCTCCCAAAAAGGACTCGGGTCACAAAATCAAACTCAGCCAGGAGTTCTCAGCTTGTGTTGGCTTTAAGGCCGTTGGATTCAAAGGAGTAGAAGAATCCATAAATTCTA AGGGAATATTTGTGTCCCTTGGAGAAAACAAGGCCCTGAAGTTGATAGATAATGACAGAGATGGGGTCATCAAGTTGAACCAGCACATGTTAGTGCGGACGTACCCAGCCGGCAGTAGGACAGACTCCAGTAACTACAATCCTGTGCCCATGTGGAATGCAGGGTGTCAAGTGG TGGCCCTGAATTTCCAGACCAACTCTGAACCAATGCAGCTGTTGCAAGGCAAGTTCATGGACAATGGAGGATGTGGCTATCTGCTGAAGCCAGGATTTTTGTTGTCAG ATGACAGATCAGCATCTCCACGGACATCCAGAAAGAGGCTGAGCATTACA ATTGTCAGCGGTTACCAGCTTCCTAAGCCCAATGATTCTAAGAAGGGGGAGATAATTGACCCATTCATCAAAATAGAAGTACATGGAGTGAAAGAAGACACTCAGCAGTGCAAGACGAGCGTCAAAGAGAACAATG GCTTTAACCCACGCTGGGATGAACACGTTTCCTTTGTCATCGGTCAGCCTGATCACGCCATCATCCGATTCGTTGTTTATGATCACGACAGATGTGTTGACGACTTCATTGGATATTTTGCTCTCCCATTCCATTCAATCCAAGAGG GTTACCGCCATTTTTCTCTCCTGAACAAACACGGAGATAAGATCCCAATGGCTCTCATACTGCTTAAAGTGGAGATCAAGGAGGCTTGA
- the LOC105342681 gene encoding 1-phosphatidylinositol 4,5-bisphosphate phosphodiesterase delta-1 isoform X8 — translation MNSHGAGPEIDKLLYLLSQGCMLHKVKGGGLLYPRTFYLDTENMVLKYSGSEKRLRKKRISWPISKIREVREGEKDYSKRLDPYDRGRCLAVVFGTNHEVLYLMSETPQMRDDWIKGLRFALHMDQYMDQKQQTDRWIREAFQMADKNNDRSLDFEEILKLLKQLNADMDKKYVLELFNKADTTKTHGKPVLDAEEFVRFYHMLTERPEIDEIFMKYDDGKGYWTFSDLCKFFYHEQKLDLTEDQSKELIAAFEPQKQLQLEEHLSPIGFRTLLASNDQQLFNPIHKRVYQDMTQPIINYYISSSHNTYLTDDQLRGPSRVEAYITALSRGCRCVELDCWDGPDEEPVIYHGYTLTSKIFFRDVLSAIKDYAFQSSPQNPNSRYPVILSIENHCSVKQQTVMATYIRSIFGDLLYAPEETPNRIPSPHDLMGKIVIKAKKMDYPKMGKKLPNNLSNTDEGEVSDEDEAADVSNESVKPPKKDSGHKIKLSQEFSACVGFKAVGFKGVEESINSKGIFVSLGENKALKLIDNDRDGVIKLNQHMLVRTYPAGSRTDSSNYNPVPMWNAGCQVVALNFQTNSEPMQLLQGKFMDNGGCGYLLKPGFLLSDDRSASPRTSRKRLSITIVSGYQLPKPNDSKKGEIIDPFIKIEVHGVKEDTQQCKTSVKENNGFNPRWDEHVSFVIGQPDHAIIRFVVYDHDRCVDDFIGYFALPFHSIQEGYRHFSLLNKHGDKIPMALILLKVEIKEA, via the exons ATGAATAGCCATGGAGCGGGTCCAGAAA ttGATAAGTTGCTGTACTTGTTGAGTCAAGGATGTATGCTACACAAGGTAAAAGGTGGGGGCTTGCTGTACCCGCGGACATTCTATCTCGACACAGAGAATATGGTGCTGAAATATTCGGGGTCTGAAAAACGTTtgaggaaaaaaagaatatcat GGCCTATATCAAAGATCCGAGAAGTGAGAGAGGGAGAAAAAGACTATTCCAAACGCCTGGACCCATACGAT aGGGGGCGTTGCCTTGCTGTTGTGTTTGGGACAAACCACGAGGTCCTGTATTTGATGAGTGAAACCCCTCAGATGAGGGATGACTGGATTAAGGGACTCCGATTCGCTCTCCACATGGATCAGTACATGGATCAGAAACAGCAGACCGATAG ATGGATCAGAGAAGCTTTTCAAATGGCTGACAAAAACAATGACAGGAGTCTGGACTTTGAAGAAATTCTCAAATTATTGAAACAGCTAAACGCAGATATggacaaaaaatatgttttggaaCTCTTCAAT AAAGCAGACACAACTAAAACTCACGGTAAGCCAGTATTAGATGCTGAGGAGTTTGTCCGATTCTATCACATGTTGACAGAGAGACCGGAAATAGAtgaaatattcatgaaatacgATGATGGCAAGGGATATTGGACGTTTTCTGATCTGTGTAAATTCTTCTATCATGAACAAAAG CTTGATTtgacagaggaccagtctaaAGAACTAATAGCAGCCTTTGAACCCCAGAAACAGCTGCAGTTAGAGGAGCACCTCAGCCCCATAG ggTTCAGAACACTTCTTGCCAGCAATGACCAACAACTTTTTAACCCCATTCACAAACGAGTGTATCAAGACATGACTCAACCTATCATCAACTACTACATCAGCTCATCTCATAACAC ATACTTAACAGACGACCAGTTACGAGGACCAAGTCGAGTGGAGGCATACATCACAGCTCTGTCCCGAGGCTGCCGATGTGTTGAAT TGGATTGTTGGGATGGACCCGACGAAGAGCCAGTTATTTACCACGGTTACACCCTCACCTCAAAGATCTTCTTCCGCGACGTTCTATCCGCCATCAAGGATTATGCCTTCCAGTCTTCACC ACAAAATCCAAACAGCAG GTATCCTGTGATATTGTCCATAGAAAATCACTGCTCAGTCAAACAACAGACTGTCATGGCAACATACATCAGGTCTATTTTTGGAG ACTTGTTATATGCCCCAGAAGAAACTCCAAATAGAATTCCCTCCCCTCATGACCTCATGGGAAAAATTGTTATCAAA GCGAAAAAAATGGATTACccaaaaatg ggaAAAAAACTTCCTAACAATCTCAGCAATACAGATGAAGGTGAAGTCAGTGATGAGGATGAGGCAGCAGACGTTAGCAACGAGTCTGTCAAACCTCCCAAAAAGGACTCGGGTCACAAAATCAAACTCAGCCAGGAGTTCTCAGCTTGTGTTGGCTTTAAGGCCGTTGGATTCAAAGGAGTAGAAGAATCCATAAATTCTA AGGGAATATTTGTGTCCCTTGGAGAAAACAAGGCCCTGAAGTTGATAGATAATGACAGAGATGGGGTCATCAAGTTGAACCAGCACATGTTAGTGCGGACGTACCCAGCCGGCAGTAGGACAGACTCCAGTAACTACAATCCTGTGCCCATGTGGAATGCAGGGTGTCAAGTGG TGGCCCTGAATTTCCAGACCAACTCTGAACCAATGCAGCTGTTGCAAGGCAAGTTCATGGACAATGGAGGATGTGGCTATCTGCTGAAGCCAGGATTTTTGTTGTCAG ATGACAGATCAGCATCTCCACGGACATCCAGAAAGAGGCTGAGCATTACA ATTGTCAGCGGTTACCAGCTTCCTAAGCCCAATGATTCTAAGAAGGGGGAGATAATTGACCCATTCATCAAAATAGAAGTACATGGAGTGAAAGAAGACACTCAGCAGTGCAAGACGAGCGTCAAAGAGAACAATG GCTTTAACCCACGCTGGGATGAACACGTTTCCTTTGTCATCGGTCAGCCTGATCACGCCATCATCCGATTCGTTGTTTATGATCACGACAGATGTGTTGACGACTTCATTGGATATTTTGCTCTCCCATTCCATTCAATCCAAGAGG GTTACCGCCATTTTTCTCTCCTGAACAAACACGGAGATAAGATCCCAATGGCTCTCATACTGCTTAAAGTGGAGATCAAGGAGGCTTGA
- the LOC105342681 gene encoding 1-phosphatidylinositol 4,5-bisphosphate phosphodiesterase delta-1 isoform X2, with amino-acid sequence MGNVNRHSGQSSHPTPESQSSGKRHKKTHLTKSVDKLLYLLSQGCMLHKVKGGGLLYPRTFYLDTENMVLKYSGSEKRLRKKRISWPISKIREVREGEKDYSKRLDPYDRGRCLAVVFGTNHEVLYLMSETPQMRDDWIKGLRFALHMDQYMDQKQQTDRWIREAFQMADKNNDRSLDFEEILKLLKQLNADMDKKYVLELFNKADTTKTHGKPVLDAEEFVRFYHMLTERPEIDEIFMKYDDGKGYWTFSDLCKFFYHEQKLDLTEDQSKELIAAFEPQKQLQLEEHLSPIGFRTLLASNDQQLFNPIHKRVYQDMTQPIINYYISSSHNTYLTDDQLRGPSRVEAYITALSRGCRCVELDCWDGPDEEPVIYHGYTLTSKIFFRDVLSAIKDYAFQSSPQNPNSRYPVILSIENHCSVKQQTVMATYIRSIFGDLLYAPEETPNRIPSPHDLMGKIVIKCDRGFYSGKKLPNNLSNTDEGEVSDEDEAADVSNESVKPPKKDSGHKIKLSQEFSACVGFKAVGFKGVEESINSKGIFVSLGENKALKLIDNDRDGVIKLNQHMLVRTYPAGSRTDSSNYNPVPMWNAGCQVVALNFQTNSEPMQLLQGKFMDNGGCGYLLKPGFLLSDDRSASPRTSRKRLSITIVSGYQLPKPNDSKKGEIIDPFIKIEVHGVKEDTQQCKTSVKENNGFNPRWDEHVSFVIGQPDHAIIRFVVYDHDRCVDDFIGYFALPFHSIQEGYRHFSLLNKHGDKIPMALILLKVEIKEA; translated from the exons ATGGGGAATGTAAACCGACACTCGGGACAGTCATCTCACCCTACCCCAGAGTCCCAATCCTCAGGGAAAAGACACAAGAAAACACATCTTACTAAATCAG ttGATAAGTTGCTGTACTTGTTGAGTCAAGGATGTATGCTACACAAGGTAAAAGGTGGGGGCTTGCTGTACCCGCGGACATTCTATCTCGACACAGAGAATATGGTGCTGAAATATTCGGGGTCTGAAAAACGTTtgaggaaaaaaagaatatcat GGCCTATATCAAAGATCCGAGAAGTGAGAGAGGGAGAAAAAGACTATTCCAAACGCCTGGACCCATACGAT aGGGGGCGTTGCCTTGCTGTTGTGTTTGGGACAAACCACGAGGTCCTGTATTTGATGAGTGAAACCCCTCAGATGAGGGATGACTGGATTAAGGGACTCCGATTCGCTCTCCACATGGATCAGTACATGGATCAGAAACAGCAGACCGATAG ATGGATCAGAGAAGCTTTTCAAATGGCTGACAAAAACAATGACAGGAGTCTGGACTTTGAAGAAATTCTCAAATTATTGAAACAGCTAAACGCAGATATggacaaaaaatatgttttggaaCTCTTCAAT AAAGCAGACACAACTAAAACTCACGGTAAGCCAGTATTAGATGCTGAGGAGTTTGTCCGATTCTATCACATGTTGACAGAGAGACCGGAAATAGAtgaaatattcatgaaatacgATGATGGCAAGGGATATTGGACGTTTTCTGATCTGTGTAAATTCTTCTATCATGAACAAAAG CTTGATTtgacagaggaccagtctaaAGAACTAATAGCAGCCTTTGAACCCCAGAAACAGCTGCAGTTAGAGGAGCACCTCAGCCCCATAG ggTTCAGAACACTTCTTGCCAGCAATGACCAACAACTTTTTAACCCCATTCACAAACGAGTGTATCAAGACATGACTCAACCTATCATCAACTACTACATCAGCTCATCTCATAACAC ATACTTAACAGACGACCAGTTACGAGGACCAAGTCGAGTGGAGGCATACATCACAGCTCTGTCCCGAGGCTGCCGATGTGTTGAAT TGGATTGTTGGGATGGACCCGACGAAGAGCCAGTTATTTACCACGGTTACACCCTCACCTCAAAGATCTTCTTCCGCGACGTTCTATCCGCCATCAAGGATTATGCCTTCCAGTCTTCACC ACAAAATCCAAACAGCAG GTATCCTGTGATATTGTCCATAGAAAATCACTGCTCAGTCAAACAACAGACTGTCATGGCAACATACATCAGGTCTATTTTTGGAG ACTTGTTATATGCCCCAGAAGAAACTCCAAATAGAATTCCCTCCCCTCATGACCTCATGGGAAAAATTGTTATCAAA tgcGACCGAGGATTCTACAGT ggaAAAAAACTTCCTAACAATCTCAGCAATACAGATGAAGGTGAAGTCAGTGATGAGGATGAGGCAGCAGACGTTAGCAACGAGTCTGTCAAACCTCCCAAAAAGGACTCGGGTCACAAAATCAAACTCAGCCAGGAGTTCTCAGCTTGTGTTGGCTTTAAGGCCGTTGGATTCAAAGGAGTAGAAGAATCCATAAATTCTA AGGGAATATTTGTGTCCCTTGGAGAAAACAAGGCCCTGAAGTTGATAGATAATGACAGAGATGGGGTCATCAAGTTGAACCAGCACATGTTAGTGCGGACGTACCCAGCCGGCAGTAGGACAGACTCCAGTAACTACAATCCTGTGCCCATGTGGAATGCAGGGTGTCAAGTGG TGGCCCTGAATTTCCAGACCAACTCTGAACCAATGCAGCTGTTGCAAGGCAAGTTCATGGACAATGGAGGATGTGGCTATCTGCTGAAGCCAGGATTTTTGTTGTCAG ATGACAGATCAGCATCTCCACGGACATCCAGAAAGAGGCTGAGCATTACA ATTGTCAGCGGTTACCAGCTTCCTAAGCCCAATGATTCTAAGAAGGGGGAGATAATTGACCCATTCATCAAAATAGAAGTACATGGAGTGAAAGAAGACACTCAGCAGTGCAAGACGAGCGTCAAAGAGAACAATG GCTTTAACCCACGCTGGGATGAACACGTTTCCTTTGTCATCGGTCAGCCTGATCACGCCATCATCCGATTCGTTGTTTATGATCACGACAGATGTGTTGACGACTTCATTGGATATTTTGCTCTCCCATTCCATTCAATCCAAGAGG GTTACCGCCATTTTTCTCTCCTGAACAAACACGGAGATAAGATCCCAATGGCTCTCATACTGCTTAAAGTGGAGATCAAGGAGGCTTGA
- the LOC105342681 gene encoding 1-phosphatidylinositol 4,5-bisphosphate phosphodiesterase delta-1 isoform X1: MGNVNRHSGQSSHPTPESQSSGKRHKKTHLTKSVDKLLYLLSQGCMLHKVKGGGLLYPRTFYLDTENMVLKYSGSEKRLRKKRISWPISKIREVREGEKDYSKRLDPYDRGRCLAVVFGTNHEVLYLMSETPQMRDDWIKGLRFALHMDQYMDQKQQTDRWIREAFQMADKNNDRSLDFEEILKLLKQLNADMDKKYVLELFNKADTTKTHGKPVLDAEEFVRFYHMLTERPEIDEIFMKYDDGKGYWTFSDLCKFFYHEQKLDLTEDQSKELIAAFEPQKQLQLEEHLSPIGFRTLLASNDQQLFNPIHKRVYQDMTQPIINYYISSSHNTYLTDDQLRGPSRVEAYITALSRGCRCVELDCWDGPDEEPVIYHGYTLTSKIFFRDVLSAIKDYAFQSSPQNPNSRYPVILSIENHCSVKQQTVMATYIRSIFGDLLYAPEETPNRIPSPHDLMGKIVIKAKKMDYPKMGKKLPNNLSNTDEGEVSDEDEAADVSNESVKPPKKDSGHKIKLSQEFSACVGFKAVGFKGVEESINSKGIFVSLGENKALKLIDNDRDGVIKLNQHMLVRTYPAGSRTDSSNYNPVPMWNAGCQVVALNFQTNSEPMQLLQGKFMDNGGCGYLLKPGFLLSDDRSASPRTSRKRLSITIVSGYQLPKPNDSKKGEIIDPFIKIEVHGVKEDTQQCKTSVKENNGFNPRWDEHVSFVIGQPDHAIIRFVVYDHDRCVDDFIGYFALPFHSIQEGYRHFSLLNKHGDKIPMALILLKVEIKEA; encoded by the exons ATGGGGAATGTAAACCGACACTCGGGACAGTCATCTCACCCTACCCCAGAGTCCCAATCCTCAGGGAAAAGACACAAGAAAACACATCTTACTAAATCAG ttGATAAGTTGCTGTACTTGTTGAGTCAAGGATGTATGCTACACAAGGTAAAAGGTGGGGGCTTGCTGTACCCGCGGACATTCTATCTCGACACAGAGAATATGGTGCTGAAATATTCGGGGTCTGAAAAACGTTtgaggaaaaaaagaatatcat GGCCTATATCAAAGATCCGAGAAGTGAGAGAGGGAGAAAAAGACTATTCCAAACGCCTGGACCCATACGAT aGGGGGCGTTGCCTTGCTGTTGTGTTTGGGACAAACCACGAGGTCCTGTATTTGATGAGTGAAACCCCTCAGATGAGGGATGACTGGATTAAGGGACTCCGATTCGCTCTCCACATGGATCAGTACATGGATCAGAAACAGCAGACCGATAG ATGGATCAGAGAAGCTTTTCAAATGGCTGACAAAAACAATGACAGGAGTCTGGACTTTGAAGAAATTCTCAAATTATTGAAACAGCTAAACGCAGATATggacaaaaaatatgttttggaaCTCTTCAAT AAAGCAGACACAACTAAAACTCACGGTAAGCCAGTATTAGATGCTGAGGAGTTTGTCCGATTCTATCACATGTTGACAGAGAGACCGGAAATAGAtgaaatattcatgaaatacgATGATGGCAAGGGATATTGGACGTTTTCTGATCTGTGTAAATTCTTCTATCATGAACAAAAG CTTGATTtgacagaggaccagtctaaAGAACTAATAGCAGCCTTTGAACCCCAGAAACAGCTGCAGTTAGAGGAGCACCTCAGCCCCATAG ggTTCAGAACACTTCTTGCCAGCAATGACCAACAACTTTTTAACCCCATTCACAAACGAGTGTATCAAGACATGACTCAACCTATCATCAACTACTACATCAGCTCATCTCATAACAC ATACTTAACAGACGACCAGTTACGAGGACCAAGTCGAGTGGAGGCATACATCACAGCTCTGTCCCGAGGCTGCCGATGTGTTGAAT TGGATTGTTGGGATGGACCCGACGAAGAGCCAGTTATTTACCACGGTTACACCCTCACCTCAAAGATCTTCTTCCGCGACGTTCTATCCGCCATCAAGGATTATGCCTTCCAGTCTTCACC ACAAAATCCAAACAGCAG GTATCCTGTGATATTGTCCATAGAAAATCACTGCTCAGTCAAACAACAGACTGTCATGGCAACATACATCAGGTCTATTTTTGGAG ACTTGTTATATGCCCCAGAAGAAACTCCAAATAGAATTCCCTCCCCTCATGACCTCATGGGAAAAATTGTTATCAAA GCGAAAAAAATGGATTACccaaaaatg ggaAAAAAACTTCCTAACAATCTCAGCAATACAGATGAAGGTGAAGTCAGTGATGAGGATGAGGCAGCAGACGTTAGCAACGAGTCTGTCAAACCTCCCAAAAAGGACTCGGGTCACAAAATCAAACTCAGCCAGGAGTTCTCAGCTTGTGTTGGCTTTAAGGCCGTTGGATTCAAAGGAGTAGAAGAATCCATAAATTCTA AGGGAATATTTGTGTCCCTTGGAGAAAACAAGGCCCTGAAGTTGATAGATAATGACAGAGATGGGGTCATCAAGTTGAACCAGCACATGTTAGTGCGGACGTACCCAGCCGGCAGTAGGACAGACTCCAGTAACTACAATCCTGTGCCCATGTGGAATGCAGGGTGTCAAGTGG TGGCCCTGAATTTCCAGACCAACTCTGAACCAATGCAGCTGTTGCAAGGCAAGTTCATGGACAATGGAGGATGTGGCTATCTGCTGAAGCCAGGATTTTTGTTGTCAG ATGACAGATCAGCATCTCCACGGACATCCAGAAAGAGGCTGAGCATTACA ATTGTCAGCGGTTACCAGCTTCCTAAGCCCAATGATTCTAAGAAGGGGGAGATAATTGACCCATTCATCAAAATAGAAGTACATGGAGTGAAAGAAGACACTCAGCAGTGCAAGACGAGCGTCAAAGAGAACAATG GCTTTAACCCACGCTGGGATGAACACGTTTCCTTTGTCATCGGTCAGCCTGATCACGCCATCATCCGATTCGTTGTTTATGATCACGACAGATGTGTTGACGACTTCATTGGATATTTTGCTCTCCCATTCCATTCAATCCAAGAGG GTTACCGCCATTTTTCTCTCCTGAACAAACACGGAGATAAGATCCCAATGGCTCTCATACTGCTTAAAGTGGAGATCAAGGAGGCTTGA